One region of Bosea sp. 29B genomic DNA includes:
- the rpmE gene encoding 50S ribosomal protein L31, producing MKTGIHPDYHTIKVVMTDGTEYFTRSTLGKEGDTLNLDIDPKTHPAWTGGTQHMLDRGGRVSRFNSRFGALGALGKK from the coding sequence ATGAAGACCGGCATTCATCCCGACTACCACACCATCAAGGTCGTCATGACCGATGGCACCGAATACTTCACGCGTTCGACGCTGGGCAAGGAGGGGGACACCCTCAACCTCGACATCGACCCGAAGACCCACCCGGCCTGGACCGGCGGCACCCAGCACATGCTGGACCGCGGCGGCCGCGTCTCGCGCTTCAACTCGCGTTTCGGCGCGCTGGGCGCCCTCGGCAAGAAGTAA